The following are from one region of the Arachis duranensis cultivar V14167 chromosome 10, aradu.V14167.gnm2.J7QH, whole genome shotgun sequence genome:
- the LOC107471848 gene encoding G-box-binding factor 1-like isoform X2 has protein sequence MGTEESDKLGASFKFMEPKDETVNRSLQPHWTSSMQAYHNAGSTPIPFLNPHYGPYFGQFIWPKQSTITQYNFLHESMRISNNSAIAGVIPNQQQQPSAVPVVGPAGDAASVFSEKIQRMFGANNEDSIKKCNGSLQSKSSITKEAKEIKIICSTPNHDMSGASGGKEPSDEGHDSKHDFPSPKQKCNVVSENVNSRKQHKDTMAGLNASASVAKLAKLENDEIRKERKRLSNRESAKRSRLRKQKECEELRGNMDNLKDENSSLTHMLIRLSEECMDLSNENDSIQAELVKMYGAESIADLLPMKPS, from the exons ATGGGAACAGAAGAATCTGATAAACTTGGTGCATCTTTCAAATTTATGGAGCCTAAAGAT GAAACTGTAAACAGGTCTTTGCAGCCACATTGGACTAGTTCTATGCAG gcatatcataatgctGGTTCTACTCCAATCCCCTTCTTAAACCCGCATTATGGTCCTTACTTTGGCCAATTCATTTGGCCAAAACAG TCAACCATcactcaatataattttttgcatgAGTCCATGAGGATTTCTAATAATTCTGCTATAGCTGGAGTGATTCCAAATCAGCAGCAACAACCAAGTGCTGTCCCAGTAGTTGGGCCTGCTGGG GATGCTGCATCAgttttttctgaaaaaatacAAAGGATGTTTGGTGCAAATAACGaggattcaattaaaaaatgtaATGGAAGCTTACAATCTAAAAGCTCAATCACTAAGGAAGCAAAAGAAATTAAGATCATCTGCTCAACTCCAAACCATGACATGAGTGGAGCAAGTGGAGGCAAAGAACCTTCAGATGAAGGCCATGACAGTAAACAT GATTTCCCTTCACCAAAGCAGAAATGCAATGTGGTGTCTGAAAATG taaattcaagaaaacaacaCAAGGATACAATGGCTGGTCTGAATGCTTCTGCCAGTGTTGCTAAACTTGCAAAACTg gaaaatgatgaaataaggaaagaaagaaaaagattatcTAATCGCGAATCAGCCAAGAGATCAAGGTTAAGAAAACAG AAAGAATGCGAAGAGCTACGTGGAAACATGGACAATTTAAAGGATGAAAATTCCTCACTCACACACATGCTTATAAGGCTTTCAGAGGAATGTATGGATCTCAGCAATGAAAACGATTCTATCCAG GCTGAACTGGTTAAGATGTATGGAGCAGAATCAATAGCAGATCTATTGCCCATGAAGCCTTCTTGA
- the LOC107471848 gene encoding G-box-binding factor 1-like isoform X3: protein MGTEESDKLGASFKFMEPKDETVNRSLQPHWTSSMQSTITQYNFLHESMRISNNSAIAGVIPNQQQQPSAVPVVGPAGDAASVFSEKIQRMFGANNEDSIKKCNGSLQSKSSITKEAKEIKIICSTPNHDMSGASGGKEPSDEGHDSKHDFPSPKQKCNVVSENVNSRKQHKDTMAGLNASASVAKLAKLENDEIRKERKRLSNRESAKRSRLRKQKECEELRGNMDNLKDENSSLTHMLIRLSEECMDLSNENDSIQAKSFLYRGNNTNRKCVIWLRNRLNWLRCMEQNQ from the exons ATGGGAACAGAAGAATCTGATAAACTTGGTGCATCTTTCAAATTTATGGAGCCTAAAGAT GAAACTGTAAACAGGTCTTTGCAGCCACATTGGACTAGTTCTATGCAG TCAACCATcactcaatataattttttgcatgAGTCCATGAGGATTTCTAATAATTCTGCTATAGCTGGAGTGATTCCAAATCAGCAGCAACAACCAAGTGCTGTCCCAGTAGTTGGGCCTGCTGGG GATGCTGCATCAgttttttctgaaaaaatacAAAGGATGTTTGGTGCAAATAACGaggattcaattaaaaaatgtaATGGAAGCTTACAATCTAAAAGCTCAATCACTAAGGAAGCAAAAGAAATTAAGATCATCTGCTCAACTCCAAACCATGACATGAGTGGAGCAAGTGGAGGCAAAGAACCTTCAGATGAAGGCCATGACAGTAAACAT GATTTCCCTTCACCAAAGCAGAAATGCAATGTGGTGTCTGAAAATG taaattcaagaaaacaacaCAAGGATACAATGGCTGGTCTGAATGCTTCTGCCAGTGTTGCTAAACTTGCAAAACTg gaaaatgatgaaataaggaaagaaagaaaaagattatcTAATCGCGAATCAGCCAAGAGATCAAGGTTAAGAAAACAG AAAGAATGCGAAGAGCTACGTGGAAACATGGACAATTTAAAGGATGAAAATTCCTCACTCACACACATGCTTATAAGGCTTTCAGAGGAATGTATGGATCTCAGCAATGAAAACGATTCTATCCAG GCAAAGAGCTTTTTATATCGAGGAAACAATACTAACAGAAAGTGTGTGATTTGGTTGAGGAACAGGCTGAACTGGTTAAGATGTATGGAGCAGAATCAATAG
- the LOC107471848 gene encoding G-box-binding factor 1-like isoform X1: protein MGTEESDKLGASFKFMEPKDETVNRSLQPHWTSSMQAYHNAGSTPIPFLNPHYGPYFGQFIWPKQSTITQYNFLHESMRISNNSAIAGVIPNQQQQPSAVPVVGPAGDAASVFSEKIQRMFGANNEDSIKKCNGSLQSKSSITKEAKEIKIICSTPNHDMSGASGGKEPSDEGHDSKHDFPSPKQKCNVVSENVNSRKQHKDTMAGLNASASVAKLAKLENDEIRKERKRLSNRESAKRSRLRKQKECEELRGNMDNLKDENSSLTHMLIRLSEECMDLSNENDSIQAKSFLYRGNNTNRKCVIWLRNRLNWLRCMEQNQ, encoded by the exons ATGGGAACAGAAGAATCTGATAAACTTGGTGCATCTTTCAAATTTATGGAGCCTAAAGAT GAAACTGTAAACAGGTCTTTGCAGCCACATTGGACTAGTTCTATGCAG gcatatcataatgctGGTTCTACTCCAATCCCCTTCTTAAACCCGCATTATGGTCCTTACTTTGGCCAATTCATTTGGCCAAAACAG TCAACCATcactcaatataattttttgcatgAGTCCATGAGGATTTCTAATAATTCTGCTATAGCTGGAGTGATTCCAAATCAGCAGCAACAACCAAGTGCTGTCCCAGTAGTTGGGCCTGCTGGG GATGCTGCATCAgttttttctgaaaaaatacAAAGGATGTTTGGTGCAAATAACGaggattcaattaaaaaatgtaATGGAAGCTTACAATCTAAAAGCTCAATCACTAAGGAAGCAAAAGAAATTAAGATCATCTGCTCAACTCCAAACCATGACATGAGTGGAGCAAGTGGAGGCAAAGAACCTTCAGATGAAGGCCATGACAGTAAACAT GATTTCCCTTCACCAAAGCAGAAATGCAATGTGGTGTCTGAAAATG taaattcaagaaaacaacaCAAGGATACAATGGCTGGTCTGAATGCTTCTGCCAGTGTTGCTAAACTTGCAAAACTg gaaaatgatgaaataaggaaagaaagaaaaagattatcTAATCGCGAATCAGCCAAGAGATCAAGGTTAAGAAAACAG AAAGAATGCGAAGAGCTACGTGGAAACATGGACAATTTAAAGGATGAAAATTCCTCACTCACACACATGCTTATAAGGCTTTCAGAGGAATGTATGGATCTCAGCAATGAAAACGATTCTATCCAG GCAAAGAGCTTTTTATATCGAGGAAACAATACTAACAGAAAGTGTGTGATTTGGTTGAGGAACAGGCTGAACTGGTTAAGATGTATGGAGCAGAATCAATAG
- the LOC107471849 gene encoding deSI-like protein At4g17486, whose translation MKSGFKSSWHSVVRLRLRDKSATPFCIFSKVKSGGSIIPGKAPVYLNVYDLTTVNGYMYWAGLGIFHSAVEVYGIEYAFGAHDYPTSGVFEVEPRQCPGFKFRKSIYMGTTSLDPLQIRDFMERQSANYNGDTYHLIVKNCNHFCEDICYKLTGNSIPKWVNRLARIGSCCNCILPESLKITTVEHDPNFEGCDNEKRRLRTAFSCLSSISMPQREVSMSSLFMHSHYKGCLPPWELKRSKKGSPKQK comes from the exons ATGAAATCAGGATTTAAGAGTAGCTGGCATTCTGTGGTCCGTCTTCGACTCAGAGACAAATCAGCCACCCCATTTTGCAtattctctaaagtgaaatcAGGTGGAAGCATTATTCCTGGGAAAGCACCTGTTTATCTCAATGTATATGATTTGACAACAGTAAATGGCTATATGTATTGGGCAGGCCTTGGAATTTTCCACTCTGCTGTAGAAG TTTATGGAATAGAATATGCATTTGGAGCTCATGACTATCCAACAAGTGGTGTGTTTGAGGTTGAACCAAGGCAGTGCCCTGGCTTTAAGTTTAGGAAGTCTATATACATGGGAACTACTAGCTTGGATCCTCTCCAGATTCGAGACTTCATGGAGCGCCAATCTGCGAATTACAACGGCGATACATATCACTTGATTGTCAAGAACTGCAACCATTTCTGTGAGGATATTTGTTACAAGCTCACTGGCAATTCTATCCCAAAATGGGtcaatagacttgcaagaataG GTTCCTGTTGCAACTGCATACTTCCAGAATCCCTTAAAATTACTACAGTTGAGCATGATCCAAATTTTGAAGGGTGTGATAATGAAAAGAGGAGGCTAAGAACAGCCTTCAGTTGCTTGTCATCGATCTCAATGCCACAGAGGGAAGTATCAATGTCTTCATTATTTATGCACTCTCATTATAAAGGTTGCCTACCACCTTGGGAGTTAAAGAGATCCAAAAAGGGATCACCAAAGCAAAAATGA
- the LOC107471975 gene encoding UPF0496 protein At4g34320, with protein MGIHLSKNTTEASSSAGINFNSNVATELSSYEAACKIDSDMQSFDAALQTRTNEAINTIALGVELRSLSFESLKQVTKCLLDMNQDVVKMILNCKRDIWKDKELFDLVEEYFDNSLKTLDFYNALEKCLKRAADNQLLILVAFQLFDEETEVGSSRFVRTLQGLKNFKAAGDPFTEEFFQIYQSVYNQQILMLEKLRLRTNKIDKKLKHIHTWRKVSSVIFVVTVAAVLICSVVAAAVASPHVAAALAAATAIPIGSMGKWIDSLLKKYEDALKGEKGVGISAQVGTYVAIKDLENIRVLIDRLEVEIESLMQNVDFAIEQEAVKVAIEEIKRKLGVFMKNVEDLGVQADSCSRDIMRARTVVLQKIIMLPHS; from the coding sequence ATGGGGATCCATTTGAGCAAGAACACCACTGAAGCATCATCTTCTGCTGGCATCAACTTCAATTCCAATGTAGCCACTGAATTGAGCTCTTATGAGGCTGCTTGCAAAATTGACTCTGATATGCAGTCCTTTGATGCCGCCCTTCAAACTCGCACGAATGAAGCCATCAATACTATTGCTCTTGGCGTGGAACTCCGCTCCCTTTCGTTCGAATCGCTCAAGCAAGTTACCAAATGCCTCTTGGATATGAATCAGGATGTTGTAAAGATGATCTTGAATTGCAAGAGAGATATTTGGAAGGACAAAGAGCTATTTGATCTTGTTGAGGAGTACTTTGATAACAGTTTGAAGACATTGGATTTCTACAATGCTCTGGAGAAGTGCCTGAAGCGCGCTGCGGATAACCAATTGCTTATCCTTGTTGCCTTCCAACTGTTTGATGAGGAAACCGAGGTTGGGAGCAGCCGGTTCGTGAGGACACTGCAGGGGCTGAAGAATTTCAAGGCTGCTGGTGATCCTTTTACTGAGGAATTCTTCCAAATTTACCAGTCTGTGTATAACCAGCAGATACTTATGCTTGAGAAGTTGCGGCTGAGGACGAATAAGATTGATAAGAAGCTGAAACACATACATACTTGGAGGAAGGTGTCGAGCGTTATATTCGTGGTAACTGTTGCTGCTGTATTGATATGCTCTGTTGTGGCAGCAGCCGTGGCCTCGCCTCATGTTGCAGCCGCTCTGGCTGCTGCTACTGCGATCCCAATTGGCTCAATGGGGAAGTGGATTGACTCTTTGTTGAAGAAATATGAAGATGCACTTAAAGGGGAAAAAGGGGTAGGTATCTCGGCACAAGTTGGCACTTATGTTGCTATAAAGGATTTGGAGAATATCCGGGTTCTGATCGATCGGCTGGAGGTTGAGATTGAATCTCTGATGCAGAATGTTGATTTCGCCATCGAGCAAGAAGCTGTGAAGGTTGCAATAGAGGAGATCAAGAGGAAGTTGGGAGTATTTATGAAGAatgttgaagatttaggagtcCAAGCTGATTCGTGTAGTCGTGACATTATGAGGGCAAGGACAGTGGttctacaaaaaattataatgctTCCTCACAGCTGA
- the LOC107471696 gene encoding F-box/kelch-repeat protein At3g23880-like — protein MHMAAQHPTAALLLCEVVMEILSWVPAKPLMRLKLVCKSWNSIISHPHFVKLHLHRSPKNSILLFTRTQALTLGEEEKQDLVLSSVESFIRNPSSSLDAQENRHSLHVDDLVSGSCNGLVCVARMLCDHNNGICDNWFRLWNPLTGFVSENSPCLRVNVNNSFGFGYDESSDSYKVVTLNRDSSGTVTAHVYSFRGSSWKTINSLPAFLYFAEDINGHFIGGTLNWLVLRKPHGAYNDWADVTLDMFMIVSFDLKSDTHKQILLPKGIHEIPDQMPILGVSGNSLYLLHNYKNTHLIAWQMKEFGDENSWTQLLKISFHHLGVVKTLLPPEFIFENGNIFMLRGRHRFEVVFYDRRDNSVKRVNINNLDFDAFDYVESLVQPC, from the coding sequence ATGCACATGGCGGCTCAACACCCAACAGCGGCGCTCCTGTTATGTGAAGTGGTGATGGAGATCCTCTCTTGGGTTCCTGCAAAGCCTCTCATGCGCCTCAAGCTTGTGTGCAAGTCATGGAACTCCATCATCTCCCACCCTCACTTCGTCAAACTTCACCTTCACCGATCACCCAAAAATTCCATCCTCCTCTTTACGCGAACACAAGCGCTCACCCTCGGCGAAGAAGAAAAACAGGACTTAGTGTTGAGTAGCGTTGAATCTTTCATCCGAAATCCATCATCCTCTCTTGATGCTCAAGAGAATCGCCACTCTCTACATGTAGACGATTTGGTTTCGGGTTCATGCAACGGGTTGGTTTGTGTGGCCCGTATGCTTTGCGACCACAACAACGGTATTTGCGATAACTGGTTTCGTTTATGGAACCCTCTCACAGGGTTTGTTTCAGAGAACTCGCCGTGCTTACGTGTCAATGTGAATAATTCTTTTGGGTTTGGGTATGATGAGTCAAGTGACAGTTACAAGGTAGTGACTCTCAATCGGGATTCTTCTGGAACAGTAACTGCGCATGTTTATAGCTTCCGTGGCAGTTCTTGGAAGACGATCAACAGTCTCCctgcttttctttattttgctgAAGATATTAATGGCCACTTCATCGGTGGCACTCTTAATTGGCTAGTTCTCCGAAAGCCGCATGGAGCTTATAATGATTGGGCTGATGTTACACTTGATATGTTCATGATTGTTTCTTTTGACCTGAAATCCGATACACATAAACAGATTCTGCTTCCAAAGGGTATCCATGAGATCCCCGATCAAATGCCAATTCTGGGAGTTTCGGGAAATAGCCTGTATCTTCTTCATAATTACAAGAACACTCATCTTATTGCATGGCAAATGAAGGAGTTTGGAGATGAAAATTCTTGGACTCAATTGCTAAAGATTAGTTTTCACCATCTCGGTGTTGTTAAAACGCTATTACCACCGGAGTTTATATTTGAGAATGGAAATATCTTCATGTTGAGAGGCAGGCATCGTTTTGAGGTAGTTTTTTATGACCGAAGAGATAATAGTGTTAAACGCGTTAACATCAACAATCTTGACTTCGATGCATTTGATTATGTTGAGAGCTTGGTTCAGCCTTGTTAA